The Triticum aestivum cultivar Chinese Spring chromosome 7B, IWGSC CS RefSeq v2.1, whole genome shotgun sequence genome window below encodes:
- the LOC123156844 gene encoding probable protein phosphatase 2C 60: protein MIVTLMNFLRACWRPSSNRHARTGSDATGRQDGLLWYKDTGEHVNGDFSMAVVQANNLLEDQCQIESGPLSFLDSGPYGTFVGVYDGHGGPETACYINDNLFNHLKRFASEQNSMSADVLKKAYEATEDGFFSIVTKQWPVKPQIAAVGSCCLVGVICGGMLYVANVGDSRAVLGKHVKATGEVLAVQLSAEHNVSIEPVRKELQSMHPEDRHVVVLKHNVWRVKGLIQVCRSIGDAYLKKQEFNREPLYAKFRLREPFNRPILSSEPSICVQPIQPQDEFIIFASDGLWEHLTNQEAVDIVQSSPRSGSARRLIKSALLEAAKKREMRYSDLKKIDRGVRRHFHDDITVIILYLDSSLVSRASTHRGPAVSLRGAGVSLRSSTLAPYGSQM, encoded by the exons ATGATAGTGACATTGATGAACTTTCTACGGGCGTGTTGGAGACCTTCATCCAACCGGCATGCCCGGACAGGCTCAGATGCTACCGGTAGGCAGGACGGACTTCTATGGTACAAGGACACTGGGGAGCATGTAAATGGGGACTTCTCCATGGCTGTTGTCCAGGCCAATAACCTACTTGAGGACCAGTGTCAGATTGAGTCGGGCCCGTTGAGCTTTCTCGACTCTGGCCCATACGGCACTTTCGTCGGGGTTTACGATGGGCACGGTGGACCAGAGACAGCTTGCTACATCAACGATAACCTCTTCAACCATCTTAAAA GGTTCGCTTCGGAACAAAATTCAATGTCTGCTGATGTACTGAAGAAAGCATATGAAGCTACAGAAGATGGATTCTTCTCTATCGTCACCAAGCAATGGCCTGTCAAGCCTCAAATAGCGGCTGTTGGCTCATGCTGTCTGGTTGGTGTTATCTGTGGTGGCATGCTTTATGTTGCCAATGTTGGGGATTCTCGTGCTGTTCTAGGAAAACATGTTAAAGCTACTGGAGAAGTATTGGCGGTCCAACTATCCGCAGAGCATAATGTCAGCATTGAGCCAGTGAGAAAAGAATTGCAGTCAATGCACCCCGAAGATAGGCATGTTGTTGTTCTCAAGCACAATGTTTGGCGTGTAAAAGGCCTAATTCAG GTCTGCAGATCGATCGGTGATGCCTATCTGAAAAAACAAGAGTTCAACCGGGAACCTCTGTATGCAAAATTCCGTCTTCGTGAACCTTTTAACAGGCCCATACTAAGTTCAGAACCATCCATTTGTGTGCAACCAATACAGCCACAGGATGAGTTTATCATATTTGCATCTGATGGACTTTGGGAGCACTTAACCAACCAGGAGGCTGTTGACATTGTTCAAAGTAGCCCTCGTAGT GGGAGCGCTAGGAGGCTCATAAAATCAGCCTTGCTAGAAGCAGCCAAGAAAAGAGAGATGAGGTATTCCGATCTCAAGAAGATTGACCGAGGTGTTCGTCGCCACTTCCACGACGACATAACCGTCATCATACTCTACCTCGACTCGAGCCTCGTAAGCAGGGCGAGCACCCACAGGGGCCCTGCTGTTTCCCTAAGAGGCGCCGGCGTGAGCCTGCGCAGCAGCACGCTCGCACCTTATGGGTCGCAGATGTAA